One Acidobacteriota bacterium genomic region harbors:
- a CDS encoding PKD domain-containing protein, with protein MRIASGPVLGLALLLVAALVAFPLADPLIAQPPVVPGFPNVPQTPGTLLSGLNAPTQGRTAIIAYHNGILFTVPELPSSAPGSDFQVRTWDLADPTNPVELDQLGISPMPINAHGYFKSGDYLIIGPNWPPEAPWSFRALAPGSVQRTEFPGLQGAGVRGQLFQPWYAGPTYWSYGEISGNAILELDGTRLAEWDHLGLTGVVGHPFILGDLLIFASDQSRTGVATYDISDPTNPVLLDVLTTGGAGGYWPELWGGDGKLYVVFPYRSNGNGFRVVDATDPTNLTFVTDKPLPGDESMYIQFQDEYAFMGGHKVDMRSLESVLFLDGANATRPNDGGTGVNTSQFLLPLGNLLVTGGIGSNQGMAIWAHQADPDTRGPSVGYHIPQAGRANYPLGAPISLLIHETLETPTLINGLTFIVRPLGGSAISGRLVYAFDDILTFTPDVPLLPDTTYEVVLPAGGIKDAAGNGMEGYSFTFSTGSAVGGNQSPVVNGFTASVHPAAPGQSVTFAATASDPDMDSVEYRFDFGDGSPRTAWSSSASAAHVYATSGHFQATVQVRDPSGSLATATRTTTVLTVPAGPRPTQSAPVICDDGGRRVWTVNPDNDTVTAVNADSLAVLMEVPVCADPRSLARSAQGEIWVVCHDADRIRILDETSGAGLATLELGYGSAPSSIAFSADGSTAFVSLEGGGEVRRFDAVTRASTGTLTLGPGPKALGVSGDGTRLWAS; from the coding sequence ATGCGCATCGCTTCTGGACCTGTTCTCGGTCTCGCTCTACTGCTCGTCGCGGCCCTGGTGGCCTTTCCGTTGGCCGATCCCCTGATCGCCCAGCCGCCGGTGGTTCCGGGCTTCCCCAACGTTCCTCAGACTCCCGGGACCCTGCTCAGTGGGCTCAACGCTCCGACCCAGGGGCGCACCGCCATCATCGCCTATCACAACGGGATCCTCTTCACCGTCCCCGAGCTCCCCTCCAGCGCTCCCGGCTCCGACTTCCAGGTGCGCACCTGGGACCTCGCCGATCCCACCAACCCGGTGGAGCTCGATCAGCTGGGCATTTCCCCCATGCCCATCAACGCCCACGGCTATTTCAAAAGCGGCGACTATCTGATCATCGGCCCCAACTGGCCGCCGGAGGCGCCGTGGTCCTTCCGGGCGCTGGCTCCGGGGAGCGTCCAGCGCACCGAATTCCCGGGGCTCCAGGGAGCCGGCGTCCGGGGTCAGCTCTTCCAGCCGTGGTACGCCGGGCCGACCTATTGGAGCTATGGAGAGATCTCCGGCAACGCCATCCTCGAGCTCGACGGTACGCGGCTGGCGGAGTGGGATCATCTGGGGCTCACCGGCGTCGTGGGACATCCCTTCATCCTCGGCGATCTGCTCATCTTCGCCTCCGACCAGAGCCGCACCGGCGTTGCCACCTACGACATCAGCGATCCCACCAACCCGGTGCTGCTGGACGTCCTCACCACCGGCGGTGCCGGCGGCTACTGGCCCGAGCTGTGGGGCGGTGACGGCAAGCTCTACGTGGTCTTTCCGTACCGCAGCAACGGCAACGGCTTCCGGGTGGTGGACGCCACCGATCCCACCAACCTCACCTTCGTCACCGACAAGCCTCTCCCCGGGGACGAGTCCATGTACATCCAATTCCAGGACGAGTACGCCTTCATGGGCGGCCACAAGGTGGATATGCGCAGCCTGGAGTCGGTGCTCTTCCTCGATGGCGCCAACGCCACCCGGCCCAACGATGGCGGCACCGGCGTCAACACCAGCCAGTTCCTCCTGCCCCTGGGCAATCTGCTGGTCACCGGCGGCATCGGCTCCAACCAGGGCATGGCCATCTGGGCGCATCAGGCGGATCCCGACACCCGTGGGCCGTCGGTGGGCTACCACATCCCCCAGGCGGGGCGCGCCAATTATCCTCTGGGGGCGCCCATCAGCCTGCTGATCCACGAGACCTTGGAAACCCCGACCTTGATCAACGGGCTGACCTTCATCGTCCGGCCCCTGGGGGGCAGCGCTATCAGCGGGCGTCTCGTCTACGCCTTCGACGACATCCTCACCTTCACCCCCGACGTGCCGCTGCTGCCGGATACGACCTACGAGGTGGTGTTGCCGGCGGGCGGCATCAAGGATGCCGCGGGCAACGGCATGGAGGGCTATTCCTTCACCTTTTCCACCGGCTCAGCGGTGGGTGGCAACCAGTCGCCGGTGGTGAACGGCTTCACCGCCTCGGTGCACCCCGCGGCGCCGGGGCAGAGCGTCACCTTCGCCGCCACCGCCAGCGACCCGGACATGGATTCGGTGGAGTACCGCTTCGATTTCGGCGACGGCTCTCCTCGCACCGCCTGGTCCAGCTCCGCCTCCGCGGCCCACGTCTACGCCACCAGCGGCCACTTCCAGGCGACGGTGCAGGTGCGGGACCCCAGCGGCTCTCTGGCCACCGCCACCCGCACGACGACGGTGTTGACGGTGCCGGCGGGGCCGCGGCCGACCCAGAGCGCGCCGGTGATCTGCGACGATGGCGGCCGGCGGGTGTGGACCGTCAACCCGGACAATGACACGGTGACAGCGGTGAACGCGGACAGCCTGGCGGTGCTGATGGAGGTCCCGGTGTGCGCCGATCCCCGCAGCTTGGCGCGCTCGGCCCAGGGCGAGATCTGGGTGGTGTGCCACGACGCCGACCGCATCCGCATCCTCGACGAGACCAGCGGCGCCGGCCTGGCGACTCTCGAACTGGGCTACGGCAGCGCCCCCTCGAGCATCGCCTTCAGCGCCGATGGCAGCACCGCCTTCGTCAGCCTGGAGGGTGGAGGAGAGGTGCGGCGCTTCGACGCCGTCACCCGGGCTTCGACCGGCACTCTCACCCTCGGCCCCGGCCCCAAGGCCCTGGGAGTTTCCGGCGACGGCACCCGGCTCTGGGCCAGCC
- a CDS encoding MFS transporter, which yields MSRDPFLGSGKGRSFRTFLLIAIGQVVSLFGSHLTAFALGVWVFQRNGSATEFALISFFAVVPGIVLAPVSGVLADRWDRRWVMVLSDLGAGVGTIVLAVLAARGNLEVWHIYPLVALSATFASLQGPAFAAATPQLVPRKHLSRANGLVEMGSAGALLAAPLAAGALIADLGLAGIMLIDIATFVFAVSCLLFVRIPRPPASEEGSKDRGSILREAWTGWTYVSARRGMLGLLLLFTLANFSFGMVQALLTPLVLTFGTAEELGRVLAVATGGMVLGGVLMSVWGGPRRIIRAILLCFLVQGLILLLGGARPNLVLIAGAASVFTFCEPIILASSRTLWQRKVPLDLQGRVFAVRQLIAWSAMPLAFLLAGPLADFVFEPLMAADGALAPSLGALIGVGPGRGIGLLFVLIGGLILGGLALAARYRPLVRFEEEIPDALPDSDSAPDPEGASEFSQHSPRDAAG from the coding sequence TTGAGTCGTGATCCGTTCCTCGGGAGCGGGAAGGGGCGAAGCTTCAGGACGTTTCTTCTCATCGCCATCGGGCAGGTGGTTTCCCTCTTCGGCTCTCACCTCACCGCCTTCGCCCTCGGCGTGTGGGTCTTTCAGCGCAACGGCTCCGCCACGGAATTCGCCCTCATTTCCTTCTTCGCAGTGGTTCCGGGGATCGTCTTGGCGCCGGTCTCCGGGGTGCTGGCGGACCGCTGGGACCGCCGCTGGGTGATGGTTTTGAGTGATCTGGGAGCCGGCGTGGGCACCATCGTGCTGGCCGTGCTGGCCGCCCGGGGGAACCTGGAGGTGTGGCATATCTACCCGCTGGTGGCTCTCAGCGCGACGTTCGCCTCCCTGCAGGGACCGGCCTTCGCGGCGGCGACCCCGCAGCTGGTGCCCAGAAAGCACCTCAGCCGCGCCAACGGCTTGGTGGAGATGGGCAGCGCCGGGGCGCTGCTGGCGGCGCCCCTGGCCGCCGGCGCCCTGATCGCCGACCTGGGGCTCGCCGGAATCATGCTCATCGACATCGCCACTTTCGTCTTCGCGGTGAGCTGTCTGCTCTTCGTGCGCATTCCCCGGCCTCCGGCCAGCGAGGAAGGCAGCAAAGACCGCGGTTCGATACTCCGGGAGGCCTGGACCGGCTGGACCTATGTCTCGGCGCGGCGCGGCATGCTCGGGCTGCTGCTGCTCTTCACCCTGGCCAATTTCAGCTTCGGCATGGTGCAGGCCTTGTTGACGCCCCTGGTGCTGACCTTCGGAACTGCCGAAGAGCTGGGCCGGGTGCTGGCGGTAGCCACCGGCGGCATGGTTTTGGGCGGGGTGTTGATGAGCGTGTGGGGTGGCCCGCGGCGAATCATCCGGGCCATTCTGCTGTGCTTCCTGGTGCAGGGGTTGATCCTGCTGCTCGGCGGCGCCCGTCCGAATCTGGTGCTCATCGCCGGCGCCGCCTCCGTGTTCACCTTCTGCGAGCCCATCATCTTGGCCTCCAGTCGCACGCTCTGGCAACGCAAGGTGCCGCTGGATCTTCAGGGACGGGTGTTCGCCGTGCGCCAGCTCATCGCCTGGTCCGCCATGCCCTTGGCCTTCCTCCTCGCCGGTCCCTTGGCGGACTTCGTCTTCGAGCCCCTGATGGCCGCCGACGGGGCTCTGGCACCCTCCCTGGGCGCGCTCATCGGGGTGGGGCCGGGGCGGGGGATCGGTTTGCTCTTCGTGCTCATTGGCGGTTTGATCCTCGGCGGGCTGGCGCTGGCGGCCCGCTACCGGCCCCTGGTGCGCTTCGAGGAGGAGATTCCCGATGCTCTGCCTGATTCTGATTCGGCGCCCGATCCTGAGGGTGCCTCAGAGTTTTCGCAGCACTCGCCCCGGGACGCTGCCGGCTGA